Proteins from a genomic interval of Treponema succinifaciens DSM 2489:
- a CDS encoding pseudouridine synthase: MSDLKNTERLDKILSNNGIGTRRDVKRLIRSGKISVNRIIVREPEFHVDGSSDEILVDGKPLTVEQNAYFMMNKASGAVCSTKSDRRKTVFEYIFSEDNRKYPGGNLSTVGRLDADTEGLLIITSDGNLIHRVTFPKYEVPKTYLVYLRDSVDDSEKLSYEKKLAAGVHIEAEGKDGEADCRPAVIEWKEKNQYHTKTSECPSEVCCLTVTEGKFHEVKRIFKALGNEVVYLKRIRINNLFLDETLKEGSYRPLTKEEIRLLDVEEKND; this comes from the coding sequence ATGTCTGATTTAAAAAACACGGAACGCCTTGATAAAATTCTTTCAAACAATGGAATTGGAACGCGTAGGGATGTAAAGCGTCTTATAAGAAGCGGAAAAATTTCTGTAAATAGGATTATTGTAAGAGAACCTGAATTTCACGTTGACGGAAGCTCTGATGAAATTCTTGTGGATGGAAAACCTCTTACCGTTGAACAGAATGCCTACTTTATGATGAACAAGGCAAGCGGCGCGGTTTGCTCCACAAAATCCGACAGAAGAAAAACTGTTTTTGAATATATTTTCTCGGAAGACAACAGAAAATATCCAGGTGGAAATCTTAGCACAGTTGGAAGGCTTGACGCAGATACAGAAGGACTTCTTATCATTACAAGCGACGGAAATTTAATTCACCGGGTTACATTTCCAAAGTATGAAGTTCCAAAAACATATCTTGTCTATTTGCGCGATTCAGTTGACGATTCAGAAAAACTCAGCTATGAAAAAAAACTTGCAGCCGGAGTTCATATCGAAGCGGAAGGAAAAGACGGAGAGGCTGACTGTCGCCCTGCCGTAATTGAATGGAAAGAAAAAAATCAGTATCATACCAAAACTAGCGAATGTCCTTCGGAAGTTTGCTGCCTTACTGTTACGGAAGGCAAATTCCACGAGGTAAAGCGGATTTTCAAAGCCCTTGGAAACGAAGTTGTTTACTTAAAAAGAATAAGAATCAATAATCTTTTTTTGGACGAAACTTTGAAAGAAGGAAGCTACAGACCGCTCACAAAGGAAGAGATAAGACTTTTAGACGTAGAGGAAAAAAATGACTGA
- a CDS encoding formate--tetrahydrofolate ligase, whose protein sequence is MTDIEIAQKNVMEPVEKIAEKIGIDRESLELYGNYKAKISFEKLNALQKKALDSSSRGKLVLVTAMTPTAAGEGKSTVTIALGDGLRKIGRKSVIALREPSLGPCFGIKGGACGGGYAQVVPMEDINLHFTGDIHAITAANNLMAALIDNHIQQGNSLNIDPRTISWKRCVDLNDRSLRNVIVGLGGKIDGVPRESHFQISVASEIMAIVCLSKTISELKERISKITIGADYSKNPVTFGSLGCTGAVVALLKDAIRPNLVQTLEKNPAFIHGGPFANIAHGCNSINATLCALALGDYVVTEAGFAADLGAEKFFDIKCRMNGLVLNAAVIVATVRALKMHGGVAKTELSAENIPAVEIGFANLKAHIENMKKFGVPVAVAINKFITDTDSEIALVQKLCAESGCSAVVCEGWEKGGAGAIDLAHKVVELCDLTFEFKNIYPLDIPLKEKIEILAKEIYRASSVEFEGKALKKLNQFEEQGFGSLPICMAKTQNSISHDKSLQGAPKDYVFPIRDVQLYSGAGFVVAFAGDIVDMPGLPKAPAALNIDVDDDGIISGLF, encoded by the coding sequence ATGACTGACATTGAAATTGCCCAGAAAAATGTAATGGAGCCGGTTGAAAAAATCGCGGAAAAAATTGGAATTGACCGGGAATCTTTGGAGCTTTACGGAAACTACAAAGCGAAAATTTCCTTTGAAAAACTCAATGCCTTGCAGAAAAAAGCGCTTGACTCTTCTTCACGCGGAAAACTTGTCTTGGTTACCGCGATGACTCCGACTGCTGCCGGCGAAGGAAAATCAACTGTAACAATTGCGCTTGGAGACGGTCTTAGAAAAATCGGAAGAAAATCTGTAATTGCTTTGCGTGAGCCCTCACTTGGCCCTTGCTTTGGAATAAAAGGCGGAGCTTGCGGCGGCGGATATGCGCAGGTTGTTCCAATGGAAGACATCAATCTTCACTTTACTGGCGACATTCATGCAATCACTGCTGCAAACAATCTTATGGCGGCTCTTATTGACAATCATATTCAGCAGGGAAATTCTTTGAACATCGATCCTCGCACAATTTCTTGGAAAAGATGTGTGGACTTGAATGACCGTTCACTTAGAAATGTGATTGTCGGACTTGGCGGAAAAATCGATGGCGTTCCGCGTGAAAGCCATTTTCAGATTTCAGTTGCAAGCGAAATAATGGCGATTGTCTGCCTGTCAAAGACAATTTCAGAATTGAAAGAGCGCATTTCAAAAATTACAATCGGTGCAGACTACAGCAAAAATCCTGTTACATTCGGAAGTCTTGGCTGCACTGGAGCTGTCGTTGCGCTTTTAAAAGATGCAATCCGCCCGAACTTGGTTCAGACACTTGAAAAAAATCCTGCGTTTATACATGGCGGACCTTTTGCGAATATTGCCCACGGATGCAATTCAATCAACGCCACGCTTTGTGCGCTTGCCCTTGGAGACTACGTTGTTACCGAAGCTGGTTTTGCTGCCGATCTTGGAGCAGAAAAATTCTTTGACATAAAATGCCGCATGAATGGGCTTGTTCTAAATGCCGCTGTAATTGTTGCAACAGTTCGCGCTCTAAAAATGCACGGCGGTGTTGCAAAAACTGAACTTTCCGCGGAAAATATTCCGGCTGTTGAAATCGGATTTGCAAATCTCAAGGCTCACATTGAGAACATGAAAAAATTCGGAGTGCCTGTCGCGGTTGCAATTAATAAATTTATTACAGACACTGATTCAGAAATTGCGCTTGTGCAGAAGCTTTGTGCGGAAAGCGGATGCAGTGCCGTGGTCTGCGAAGGCTGGGAAAAAGGTGGAGCCGGAGCTATTGACCTTGCGCACAAAGTTGTTGAACTCTGCGACTTGACTTTTGAGTTCAAAAATATTTATCCGCTTGATATTCCGCTTAAAGAAAAAATTGAAATTCTTGCAAAGGAAATTTACAGGGCTTCTTCTGTTGAATTTGAAGGAAAGGCTTTGAAAAAACTCAATCAGTTTGAAGAGCAGGGATTTGGCTCGCTTCCAATCTGCATGGCAAAAACCCAGAACTCAATAAGTCATGACAAATCTTTGCAGGGTGCGCCAAAAGATTATGTGTTCCCAATCCGTGATGTTCAGCTTTATTCCGGAGCGGGATTTGTGGTTGCGTTTGCAGGCGACATCGTTGATATGCCGGGACTTCCAAAAGCTCCTGCCGCTCTTAATATAGACGTTGATGATGATGGAATAATTTCAGGACTGTTTTAA
- the thrH gene encoding bifunctional phosphoserine phosphatase/homoserine phosphotransferase ThrH, translated as MYITCLDLEGVLVPEIWIAFAKASGIPELTRTTRDEPDYNKLMNWRIGILKEHKLGLKEIQEVIEKIDPLPGAKEFLDELRSICQTIIISDTFTQFASPLMKKLGQPTIFCNSLEVSDSGEITGFKMRIENSKLTTVKALQAIGYDTIASGDSYNDLGMIKASKAGFLFKSTDKIKSENPELPAFEEYNELLDAIKIQLKK; from the coding sequence ATGTACATTACATGCTTAGATTTAGAGGGCGTTCTTGTTCCTGAAATTTGGATTGCATTCGCAAAGGCTTCCGGGATTCCAGAGCTTACACGTACAACACGCGACGAGCCGGACTACAACAAGCTCATGAACTGGAGAATCGGGATTTTAAAGGAACACAAGCTTGGGCTCAAGGAAATTCAGGAAGTAATTGAAAAAATAGATCCGCTTCCAGGCGCAAAAGAATTTCTTGACGAGCTTAGATCAATCTGCCAGACAATAATAATCAGCGACACATTCACGCAGTTCGCTTCCCCTCTGATGAAAAAACTCGGACAGCCTACAATTTTCTGCAACTCACTTGAAGTTTCTGATTCCGGGGAAATCACAGGATTTAAAATGCGCATCGAAAATTCCAAGCTAACAACAGTAAAAGCTCTTCAGGCAATCGGATACGATACAATCGCTTCTGGAGACAGCTACAACGACCTTGGAATGATTAAGGCAAGTAAGGCGGGATTTTTATTTAAAAGCACAGACAAAATAAAGTCGGAAAATCCAGAACTTCCGGCGTTTGAAGAATACAATGAGCTTCTTGACGCAATAAAAATCCAGCTTAAGAAATAA
- the cimA gene encoding citramalate synthase: MERNIEILDSTLRDGSQGEGISYSVQDKIHIVQALDDLGIKYIEAGNPGSNPKDMEFFQRAKNLKLKNSQIVAFGSTRRKDSSCAEDVNLQSLLSAETETVVIFGKTWDFQATEILHASLEENLEMIRDTCSYLNQRGRNVIFDAEHFFTGFKANKDYALKALGAAIQGGASVLSLCETKGGAMIEECREGVRAAVEKFGAGAVIGIHTHNDSGLAVANSLVAVEAGATHVQGVLLGFGERTGNANLSTIISNLQLKMNCKCIPEENIKQLTPICKRVAEITNITLDPGLPYVGQNAFAHKAGMHIDAVLKNPFAYEHIEPESVGNSRVFLMSEVAGRSMVIEKIRKFDPSITKSSPVVSEIMAKVKELEHQGYQFEGADGSFELLVRKSIGKYQPFFKLRYYKTSDESPLIEKGLYSFAQLKIEVDGHEEIAAGEGNGPVNALDFALRTALKSFYPSVEDIHLTDYKVRVLDGKSATAASVRVLIESTDGTDIWTTIGVSCDVIEASWLALVDSFEYKLIKDIEKKYHKFI, encoded by the coding sequence ATGGAAAGAAATATTGAGATACTTGATTCTACTTTGCGCGACGGTTCGCAGGGAGAAGGAATAAGCTATTCTGTTCAGGATAAAATTCATATTGTGCAGGCTTTGGACGACTTGGGCATAAAATATATTGAAGCTGGAAACCCAGGTTCTAATCCAAAGGACATGGAATTCTTTCAGCGTGCAAAAAACCTTAAGCTGAAAAATTCACAGATTGTTGCGTTCGGCTCAACAAGAAGAAAAGATTCTTCATGCGCGGAAGATGTCAATTTGCAAAGTCTTCTTTCTGCGGAAACAGAAACTGTTGTTATCTTCGGAAAGACTTGGGATTTTCAGGCTACGGAAATACTTCACGCTTCCCTTGAAGAAAACCTTGAAATGATAAGAGACACTTGCTCATATTTAAATCAGCGCGGCCGCAATGTTATTTTTGATGCCGAGCATTTTTTTACAGGATTCAAGGCGAACAAGGATTACGCTTTAAAGGCTTTGGGGGCTGCGATTCAAGGAGGCGCAAGCGTTCTTTCACTTTGCGAGACAAAAGGCGGCGCAATGATTGAAGAGTGCCGTGAAGGTGTCCGTGCCGCTGTTGAAAAATTCGGGGCGGGAGCGGTGATTGGAATTCACACTCACAATGATTCAGGGCTTGCTGTTGCAAATTCTCTTGTCGCAGTTGAAGCCGGCGCAACTCATGTTCAGGGTGTTCTTCTTGGATTCGGTGAGCGCACAGGAAACGCAAATCTTTCTACAATAATTTCGAACCTTCAGCTTAAAATGAACTGCAAGTGCATTCCAGAGGAAAACATAAAGCAGCTCACTCCGATTTGCAAGCGTGTTGCGGAAATTACAAACATAACTCTTGACCCTGGGCTTCCGTATGTTGGACAGAATGCTTTTGCGCACAAAGCCGGAATGCACATAGATGCGGTCTTGAAAAATCCGTTTGCATACGAGCACATCGAGCCAGAATCTGTTGGAAATTCCCGTGTTTTCCTTATGAGCGAAGTTGCCGGAAGAAGCATGGTCATTGAAAAAATCAGAAAGTTTGATCCGTCGATTACAAAGTCAAGTCCGGTTGTTTCAGAAATCATGGCGAAGGTAAAAGAGCTTGAGCATCAGGGCTACCAGTTTGAAGGCGCAGACGGAAGTTTTGAACTTTTGGTCCGCAAGTCTATTGGAAAATACCAGCCGTTCTTTAAATTGCGCTATTATAAAACTTCCGATGAGTCTCCGCTTATTGAGAAAGGACTTTATTCTTTTGCCCAGCTTAAAATTGAAGTTGACGGTCATGAGGAAATTGCCGCCGGTGAAGGAAACGGTCCTGTCAACGCTCTTGACTTTGCGTTGCGTACTGCGCTCAAGTCTTTTTATCCGAGCGTGGAGGATATTCACCTTACAGATTATAAAGTCCGTGTTCTTGACGGAAAATCAGCTACAGCCGCAAGTGTCCGTGTTTTGATTGAGTCTACAGACGGAACAGATATCTGGACTACAATTGGCGTGAGCTGCGACGTTATTGAAGCTTCCTGGCTTGCCTTGGTTGATTCTTTTGAATACAAACTGATTAAGGATATTGAAAAAAAATACCACAAATTCATTTAA
- the leuB gene encoding 3-isopropylmalate dehydrogenase: MEKNIALIPGDGIGPDVVAEAVNVLNTVASKFGHKFNYETVTAGGCAIDKFGKPLPQEELDKCLKSDAVLLGAVGGPKWDNLPSELRPEKALLGLRGGMKVFANLRPAVMWKQLKDACPLKDEIVGDGLNILIVRELISGIYFGDRGTAADGKSAWDTEKYTWSEIERIVRMGFEFAQKRQKRLCVVDKANILNSSQLWRKVTESVKEDYPDVALSYLYIDNASMQLVRNPRQFDVIATSNMFGDILSDEASQITGSIGMLASASLGDGGPGLYEPIHGSAPDIAGKNLANPLATILSAAMLLRYSFGLEKEAKVIEDSVNSVLDEGYRTGDIAGSHLDELKSSGKLVGTKEMGKLVVERI; the protein is encoded by the coding sequence ATGGAAAAAAATATTGCTTTGATTCCTGGAGATGGAATTGGTCCTGATGTTGTTGCTGAAGCTGTAAATGTCTTGAACACAGTTGCTTCAAAATTCGGTCATAAATTTAATTATGAAACTGTTACTGCCGGCGGATGCGCAATCGATAAGTTCGGAAAGCCATTGCCGCAGGAAGAACTTGACAAGTGCCTTAAAAGCGATGCTGTTCTTCTTGGCGCTGTGGGCGGTCCAAAGTGGGACAACCTTCCGTCTGAACTTCGTCCTGAAAAAGCATTGCTTGGTCTTCGCGGAGGAATGAAAGTTTTTGCAAATCTTCGTCCGGCTGTAATGTGGAAGCAGCTTAAAGATGCTTGTCCTTTAAAAGATGAAATTGTCGGCGATGGACTTAACATTCTCATTGTCCGCGAGCTGATTTCCGGAATTTACTTTGGGGACAGAGGAACTGCCGCTGACGGAAAATCTGCCTGGGACACAGAAAAGTATACTTGGAGTGAAATTGAGCGCATTGTCCGCATGGGATTTGAATTCGCACAGAAACGCCAGAAACGTCTTTGCGTAGTTGACAAGGCGAACATCTTGAATTCAAGCCAGCTCTGGAGAAAAGTTACAGAATCTGTAAAAGAAGATTATCCTGATGTTGCGCTTTCTTACCTTTATATTGACAATGCTTCTATGCAGCTTGTTCGCAATCCGCGCCAGTTTGACGTAATTGCAACAAGCAATATGTTTGGCGACATTCTTTCCGACGAAGCAAGCCAGATTACAGGCTCAATCGGAATGCTTGCTTCAGCTTCATTGGGAGATGGAGGCCCTGGACTTTACGAGCCGATTCACGGTTCTGCTCCTGACATTGCCGGAAAAAATCTTGCAAATCCTCTTGCGACAATTCTTTCTGCCGCGATGCTTTTGCGCTACAGCTTCGGACTTGAAAAAGAAGCAAAGGTTATTGAAGATTCCGTTAATTCAGTCCTTGATGAAGGCTACAGAACAGGCGACATTGCCGGAAGTCATCTCGATGAACTTAAGTCTTCTGGAAAACTTGTCGGTACAAAAGAAATGGGCAAGCTTGTTGTAGAGCGCATCTAG
- a CDS encoding response regulator has translation MQNISIFSDDNEHGFSQIKKSVSGYILDSGDTRTNQYKKAIAADAMILYEFNLSKDLIVGNPVQRMSDRIVQLKPAMGLPENCSYTDFIDALCWDLSDEEKKRFLEKMNVYCLLDSFIMEKYEIQFDSSRSTYNGESFWTRTTIILTKDENSGDIMGLAVVKNITSGYRQKEEKLYQLEIINALTIEYSNVFMINVMSGIIRIVRINDRISSFYNESLEGLPYDDVLDFYASVSVYEDDRDMIKRAFSRENILKQLSKRESYYVNFRSYINNKISYMKLTVVRIGNIRETGNVLMGFMNVDTETEHEMKQRKALQEALSMAELASHAKSRFLSNMSHDIRTPMNAIIGYTSLAEKHIGNPELIKSDLARIKTNSSYLLCLINDVLDMSRIESGKIKIKFTSNTIEDILAEVDSVIQPQLQSKKLNYSVLRHGNLSRKVFCDKLRLKQILINILGNSVKYTGENGSIKFTAAETPSVSDGYSSYQFRIKDNGIGMSEEFQKKVFNPFERDENIENFHVQGTGLGLSISKNLVEKMDGSIFLKSKKDVETEFLICFDFENAPETESGKKEISASAEKTVDLKGTRILLVEDNSLNRDIAKELLKGAGFIIDEAENGKIALEMLSASPDGYYKVVLMDVMMPVMNGYEASMKIREMKSNKSSIPIVAMTANAFEEDKEQALKSGMDYFVSKPFDIKSLLSLLSEILAK, from the coding sequence ATGCAAAATATTTCTATATTTTCAGATGACAATGAACATGGGTTTTCCCAGATAAAAAAAAGTGTGAGCGGCTACATTTTGGATAGCGGCGATACAAGAACAAATCAGTATAAAAAGGCAATAGCTGCCGACGCAATGATTCTTTACGAATTCAATCTTTCAAAAGATTTGATTGTAGGAAATCCTGTGCAAAGAATGAGCGACCGGATTGTTCAGCTTAAGCCTGCTATGGGACTTCCTGAAAACTGTTCTTACACTGATTTTATTGATGCGCTTTGCTGGGACTTGTCAGACGAAGAAAAAAAACGATTCCTCGAAAAGATGAATGTCTACTGCCTCTTGGATTCGTTTATAATGGAAAAATATGAAATTCAGTTTGACTCAAGCAGATCAACTTACAACGGTGAATCTTTCTGGACACGCACAACAATAATTCTTACAAAAGACGAAAACTCAGGCGACATAATGGGACTTGCCGTTGTAAAAAATATTACAAGCGGCTACCGGCAAAAAGAAGAAAAACTTTATCAGCTGGAAATCATCAATGCGCTTACGATTGAATACAGTAATGTTTTTATGATAAATGTAATGTCTGGAATAATCCGCATTGTAAGAATCAACGACAGAATAAGTTCTTTTTACAATGAATCTTTGGAAGGGCTTCCTTATGATGATGTGCTTGATTTTTATGCCAGCGTTTCAGTTTATGAAGATGACCGCGACATGATCAAACGTGCTTTTTCCCGTGAAAATATTTTAAAGCAGCTTTCCAAGCGTGAAAGTTATTACGTAAATTTCCGCTCGTATATAAACAACAAAATTTCCTACATGAAGCTTACGGTTGTTAGAATTGGAAATATCCGCGAAACAGGAAATGTTCTTATGGGTTTTATGAATGTTGACACGGAAACTGAACACGAGATGAAACAGCGGAAAGCGTTGCAGGAAGCGTTGTCCATGGCGGAACTTGCAAGCCATGCAAAATCGCGTTTTCTTTCCAATATGAGCCACGACATCAGAACTCCGATGAACGCAATTATCGGCTACACTTCGCTTGCGGAAAAACACATCGGAAATCCTGAGCTTATAAAATCAGATCTTGCGCGCATAAAGACAAACTCAAGCTATTTGCTTTGCCTTATAAATGATGTGCTTGATATGTCCCGAATTGAAAGCGGAAAAATAAAAATAAAGTTCACATCGAATACAATTGAAGATATTCTTGCGGAAGTTGACAGCGTTATTCAGCCGCAGCTTCAATCTAAGAAACTTAATTACTCAGTTTTGCGCCATGGAAACTTAAGCCGTAAAGTTTTTTGCGACAAACTCAGGCTCAAGCAGATTCTTATAAACATTCTCGGAAACTCTGTAAAATATACTGGAGAAAACGGTTCAATCAAATTCACCGCGGCGGAAACTCCTTCTGTCTCAGACGGATATTCTTCGTATCAGTTTAGAATCAAGGACAACGGAATTGGAATGTCGGAAGAATTTCAGAAGAAAGTTTTTAATCCGTTTGAGCGGGATGAAAATATTGAAAACTTTCATGTTCAGGGAACGGGACTTGGACTTTCAATTTCAAAAAATCTTGTTGAAAAAATGGACGGATCGATTTTCTTAAAAAGTAAAAAAGATGTTGAAACCGAATTCCTTATATGCTTTGACTTTGAGAATGCCCCTGAAACAGAATCCGGCAAAAAGGAAATTTCTGCTTCCGCGGAAAAAACAGTCGACTTGAAAGGAACTAGAATTCTTTTGGTGGAAGACAACAGCCTTAACCGCGATATTGCAAAGGAACTTTTAAAGGGCGCGGGTTTTATAATTGATGAAGCTGAAAACGGAAAAATTGCGCTGGAAATGCTTTCCGCCAGCCCGGACGGATATTACAAAGTTGTCCTTATGGATGTGATGATGCCTGTTATGAATGGATACGAGGCTTCTATGAAAATACGCGAAATGAAAAGCAATAAGTCTTCTATTCCAATTGTGGCGATGACTGCGAATGCTTTTGAAGAGGACAAGGAGCAGGCTTTGAAATCTGGAATGGATTATTTTGTTTCCAAGCCATTTGACATAAAATCTCTTCTTTCTCTTTTGTCTGAAATCCTTGCAAAATAA
- a CDS encoding diaminopimelate decarboxylase family protein, protein MSSDFPLSHAQLVELAKKFPTPFYIYDEKAIRENVKYFYKAFSIFPSFTEYFAVKALPNPYILKVLESEGCGGDCSSLPELMLCEKSGITGRRIMFTSNDTPAQEFVYAQKLGAIINLDDITHIDFLKNALGGKLPDTICFRYNPGPLKEGGNSIIGKPEEAKYGLTKEQMIHAYKICKAEGVKHFGIHTMVASNELNPDFFVDTARIVFELILEVQKECGVNIEFADIGGGVGIPYRPGQKKVDLDYVAKGIKVLYDKMIVPAGLDPLKLCFECGRPITGPYGWLVTKAIHEKNIYRNYIGVDASMADLMRPGMYGAYHEVTVSGKENAPKDYVYDVSGSLCENCDKFAVQRNLPKIEMGDLLIIHDAGAHGRAMGFNYNGKLRAGELLLRSDGTVKEIRRRETIEDYFATLDFEGLKNFS, encoded by the coding sequence ATGAGTTCAGATTTTCCGTTGAGCCATGCCCAGCTTGTTGAGCTTGCAAAGAAATTTCCGACTCCTTTCTATATTTATGATGAAAAAGCAATCCGCGAAAATGTAAAATATTTTTATAAAGCATTCAGCATTTTTCCTTCGTTTACGGAATATTTTGCGGTCAAGGCGCTTCCCAATCCTTACATTCTAAAAGTTCTTGAAAGTGAAGGCTGCGGCGGAGACTGTTCTAGCTTGCCGGAACTTATGCTTTGCGAAAAATCTGGAATAACCGGGCGCAGAATAATGTTTACAAGCAACGACACTCCCGCCCAGGAATTTGTTTATGCGCAGAAACTTGGAGCAATTATAAACCTCGATGACATTACTCATATTGACTTTCTGAAAAATGCTCTCGGCGGAAAACTTCCAGATACAATCTGCTTTAGATACAATCCTGGACCTTTAAAGGAAGGCGGAAATTCTATAATCGGAAAGCCAGAAGAAGCAAAGTACGGGCTTACTAAAGAGCAGATGATTCATGCTTATAAAATTTGCAAGGCGGAAGGCGTAAAGCATTTTGGAATTCATACTATGGTTGCTTCCAACGAGCTGAATCCTGATTTCTTTGTTGACACTGCGCGCATAGTTTTTGAGCTTATTCTTGAAGTGCAGAAGGAATGCGGTGTTAACATTGAATTTGCGGATATTGGCGGCGGAGTCGGAATTCCTTACAGGCCAGGACAGAAAAAAGTTGATCTTGATTATGTGGCAAAAGGAATAAAAGTTCTTTACGATAAAATGATTGTTCCTGCTGGACTTGATCCTTTAAAGCTCTGCTTTGAATGCGGACGCCCTATTACAGGTCCTTACGGCTGGCTTGTTACAAAGGCGATTCACGAAAAAAATATTTACAGAAATTACATTGGAGTTGACGCTAGCATGGCGGATTTGATGCGCCCTGGAATGTACGGGGCTTACCATGAAGTTACTGTCAGCGGAAAAGAAAACGCTCCTAAAGATTATGTTTACGATGTTTCCGGAAGTTTGTGTGAAAACTGCGACAAGTTTGCGGTTCAGAGAAATCTTCCAAAAATTGAAATGGGAGACCTTTTGATTATCCACGATGCAGGCGCGCACGGAAGAGCGATGGGCTTTAATTACAATGGAAAACTTCGTGCCGGGGAACTGCTTTTGCGTTCAGACGGAACTGTAAAAGAAATCCGCCGCCGTGAAACAATCGAAGATTATTTTGCCACATTGGATTTTGAAGGACTGAAAAATTTCAGCTGA
- a CDS encoding bacteriohemerythrin has translation MVEKIEWSDSYLLGIPEIDNQHKKLIQIANELYAAATGTDEAYGLNMAKVLKKLTDYTVYHFSNEEEFMRKYGYSGVDIHKTAHDNFINEVNHQIKQLSSDRKNDGVRFYSYMVGWILNHIAKADRVWAAFVKPKI, from the coding sequence ATGGTTGAGAAAATTGAATGGAGCGACTCTTATCTTTTGGGAATTCCTGAAATTGACAATCAGCACAAGAAGCTGATTCAGATTGCAAATGAACTTTACGCTGCGGCTACCGGCACTGATGAAGCTTATGGTCTTAATATGGCGAAGGTTCTGAAAAAGCTTACAGACTACACGGTTTACCATTTTTCAAATGAAGAAGAATTTATGCGCAAGTACGGATATTCTGGCGTTGACATTCACAAGACTGCGCATGACAACTTTATAAATGAAGTTAACCATCAGATTAAGCAGCTTTCTTCTGACCGCAAAAATGACGGAGTAAGATTTTATTCTTACATGGTTGGCTGGATTTTGAATCACATTGCAAAAGCTGACCGTGTCTGGGCGGCATTTGTAAAGCCAAAAATTTAA
- a CDS encoding FeoA family protein — translation MPLLFANPGDEVKISGVNGNPQVKQHLNELGFNVGSLVTIVQKLKSGLIVKVKEARVALDSSLASKIIV, via the coding sequence ATGCCATTATTATTTGCAAATCCTGGAGATGAAGTAAAAATTTCTGGTGTGAATGGAAATCCGCAGGTAAAGCAGCATCTGAATGAGCTTGGATTCAATGTTGGCTCTTTAGTCACGATTGTTCAGAAACTAAAGAGTGGTTTGATTGTAAAAGTCAAGGAAGCCCGTGTCGCATTGGACAGCAGCTTGGCGTCCAAAATCATTGTTTGA
- a CDS encoding FeoA family protein, which yields MGTLREAQVGSTVRVKKLNGEGALKRRLMDMGFTNGCEVYVRKVAPLGDPVEVTIRGYELSVRKDDAENIEVE from the coding sequence ATGGGTACATTGCGTGAAGCACAGGTTGGTTCAACTGTAAGAGTAAAAAAGTTGAATGGTGAAGGCGCTTTAAAAAGACGTCTTATGGACATGGGATTTACAAACGGATGCGAAGTTTATGTCCGCAAAGTCGCACCGCTTGGCGATCCTGTTGAAGTTACAATTCGTGGATACGAGCTTAGCGTTCGCAAAGATGACGCTGAAAATATTGAGGTAGAATAA